One region of Trichosurus vulpecula isolate mTriVul1 chromosome 1, mTriVul1.pri, whole genome shotgun sequence genomic DNA includes:
- the LOC118834163 gene encoding alpha-hemoglobin-stabilizing protein isoform X2, with protein MTLLQSNQDVISSALQQFNKLLNQQVFTKPIISEESMVTIVDDWIKFYLSHFSTKMTGDQQEQERALQKLQEELQTSSNPFLDKYRAFLKSL; from the exons ATGACTCTTCTCCAGTCAAATCAGGATGTCATTTCCTCAGCATTGCAGCAGTTTAACAAATTGCTGAATCAGCAG GTCTTCACAAAACCTATAATCTCTGAAGAATCCATGGTCACCATCGTGGACGACTGGATAAAGTTCTACCTTTCACACTTCTCTACAAAGATGACAGGAGATCAACAAGAACAGGAGAGAGCCCTGCAAAAACTGCAAGAGGAGCTTCAGACTTCTTCCAACCCCTTCCTAGACAAGTACAGAGCCTTCCTAAAATCCCTTTGA